CAAGCGGGCGCTGCTGGCCCGCCTGCTGACCGAGCGGGCGCGGGCCCCGCGCACCCACCCGGCCTCGTTCGGGCAGCAGCGGCTGTGGTTCCTGGACCGGTTCGCCGGCGGCACCGCCGTCTACCACATCCCGGTCGCGTTCCACCTGCGCGGGACGGTCGACGAGGCCGCGCTGCGCACCGCGCTGGCCGCGGTCGTGGCCCGGCACGACGTGCTGCGCACCACGTTCGCGGAGTCGGGCGGCGAGGTCGTGCAGGTCGTGCATCCGTCGTCCGCGGTGCGGCTGGAGATCGTCGACGCGGCCGGCGGCACCCGGGCCGAGGGCCGGCGGCTCGCGGCCGAGTTCGGGCGGCGGCCGTTCGACCTGGCGGCCGGGCCGCTGCTGCGCGCCGCGCTGATCCGGCTCGGGCCGGACGAGCACGTGCTCACGCTGGTGCTGCACCACATCGTCTCGGACGCCTGGTCGCTCGGCGTGCTCTTCACCGACCTGAACGCCGCGTACACGGCCGCCCGCGACGGCCGCGACCCGCGGCTGCCACCGCTGCCGGTGCAGTACGCCGACTTCGCCCGCTGGCAGCGCGAGCAGCTCGGCGGTGACCTGCTCACCGGGCAGCTCGACTTCTGGCTCGACCACCTGCGCGGCGCGCCCGCGCTGCTCACGCTGCCCACCGACCGGCACCGGCCGGCGGTCCGCGAGCACCGCGGCGCGGTCCACTACCTGACGCTGGCGCCCGCGCTGGTCGACCGGGTCACCGCGTTCAACCGGGCCGCCGGCGTCACCATGTTCATGACGCTGCTCGCCGTGTTCCAGACCGTCCTCGCCCGGCACGCCGGCCAGGACGACGTGGTGATCGGCACGCCGGTCGCCGGCCGTGGCCACCCCGACCTGGAGGGCCTGGCCGGGTTCTTCGTCAACACGGTCGCGCTGCGGCTGTCGTCGGCCGGCCGGCCGTCACTGCGCGAGCTGGCCGCCCGCGCCCGCGAGGTCACGCTGAACGGGCTCGGCAACGCGGACCTGCCGTTCGAACGGCTCGTCGAGGAGCTGCAGCCGGAGCGCAGCCTCGCGCACACGCCGGTGTTCCAGGCCCAGCTGATCCTGCAGAACGCGCCGCAGGCACCGTTCCGGCTCGGCGACACGGCCGCCACGTCACTGGAGCTGGACACCGGCACCGCGAAGTTCGACCTGACCCTGGTCGGCGAGGCCACCGGCTCCGGCGGGCTGCGGCTGGCCGTGGAGTACGACACCGACCTGTTCGACGCGTCCACGATCGACCGGCTCACCCGGCACCTGAGCACGCTGCTCACCGCGGGTGTCGCCGCGCCGGACCGCCCGCTGCACCTGATCCCGCTGCTCAGCGGCGCGGAACGGTGGGAGGTGCTGACCGGCTGGAACGACACCGACCGCGGTACGCCACCGGACGGCTCGGTGCTCGACCTGGTCGACCCGGCCGCCGGCGCCACGATCACCGGCCCGGACGGCACGCTGGACACCGCCGCGCTGCTGGACCGCGCCGGCCGGATCGCGGCCCGGCTGCGCGACGCCGGCGTCACCGCGGACAGCCCGGTCGGGCTGTGCCTGTCACGCGGCACCGGCATGCTCGCGGCCGTGCTCGGCGTCTGGTGGGCCGGCGCGGGATACCTGCCGCTCGACCCGGACCTGCCCGCGGACCGGCTGCGTTACATGCTCACCGACTCCGGCGCCCGCGTCGTGCTCACCGACGCGGCCGTCGCGGCCCGGCTCGGCCCGGTGCTGGCGACCGCGCCGACCGTGCTGGTCGACCGGGACGACCCGGCGGCCGTGCCGGAGCGGCAGCCGGTGCACCCGGACGGGCTCGCCTACCTGATCTACACGTCCGGGTCGACCGGCCGGCCGAAGGGCGTGGCCGTGCCGCACCGCGCCGTGGTCAACCTGGTCGCGTCGTTCCATGACGACCTCGACCTCGGCGCCGGCGACGTGTTCGCGGCCGTCACCACGCTGTCGTTCGACATCTCCGTGCTGGAGCTGCTCGTCCCGCTGGTCCGCGGCATCCCGCTGGAGATCGTCGGCGCGGCCGAGGCCGGTGACGGCGCCGCGCTGCGCGCCCGGCTGGAGTCGTCCGGCGCGACCGCGATGCAGGCGACGCCCGCCACCTGGCGGCTGCTGCTCGCGGCCGGCGGTGTACCGGACCGGGTGCGCCTGCGGCTCTGCGGCGGTGAGGCGTTGCCCCGCGACCTGGCCGACCGGCTGCTCACCGCCGACGCCCGGCTGTGGAACTGCTACGGCCCGACCGAGACCACGGTGTGGTCCGCGGCCGGTCCCGTGCCGCCGTCCCCGGCTCCGATCGGCCTGGGCGCGCCGATCGCGAACACCCGCGTCTACGTGCTGGACGAGGCGTTGCAGCCGGTCCCGGCCGGGGTGGTCGGCGAGATCTACATCGGCGGTACGGGCGTGGTCCGCGGCTACCACGGCCGGGCCGGCCTGACCGCGCGCCGGTTCCTGCCCGACCCGTACGCGGACACGCCCGGCGCCCGCCTCTACGCCACCGGCGACCTGGGCCGCCGCCGCGCCGACGGGCGGCTGGAGTTCCTCGGCCGCGGCGACCACCAGATCAAGGTGCGCGGATTCCGGATCGAGCCCGGCGAGATCGAGGCCGTGCTGCGCGCCGACCCGCGGGTCGCGGACGCGGTCGTCGGCGCCTGGACCGGCGGCGACGGCGACACCCGGCTGGCCGGGCACGTCGTGGCCGCGGACGGCACCGACCCGGCCACGCTTCCGGAGCTGCTGCGCCCGGTGCTGGCCGCGCGGCTGCCCGGCTACATGGTCCCGTCCCACCTGGACGTGCTGCCCGCGCTGCCGCTCAACGCGAACGGCAAGGTCGACCGCGGCGCGCTGCCCGCACCGCGCTGGGGCGATCGACGCGCGCCGGCGGTCGCCCCGCGTACCCCGGTGGAACAGGTGCTGGCCGGGATCTGGCGGGACGTGCTGCGCGGCGGCCCGGTCGGCGCGCACGACGACTTCTTCCGGCTCGGCGGCCACTCGCTGCTCGGCGCGCAGGTGGTGGCGCGCACGTCCGACACGTTCGGGATCACCGTGCCGATCCGGGTGCTGTTCGAGGCGCCGACCGTGGCCGCCATGGCGTCCGCGCTGACCGCGTTCGAACCGCAGCCCGGCCACCTGCACGCGGTCGCGGCGGTCCGCCTCGAGGTCGCCGGCCTGTCCGACGAGGAACTGCACCGGATGCTGGAGGAACGGGCATGAGCGAGTCGCCCCGCGGCACGTCCGACCGTGAACAACTGATCCGCCGGCTGCTGGCCCGGCGCGGGCTCGCCGGGAGCGCACCGGCCGCGGGGATCCCCCGCCGGCCGGCCGGCGCGCCGGTGCCGCTGTCGCCGGCGCAGGAGGGCATGTGGTTCCTCGACCGGCTGCTGCCCGGCAACCCCGCCTACGTGCTGGCGCAGGGCGTGCGGCTGAGCGGGCCGGTCGAGGCGGCCGCGATGCGCGCGTCCGCGATCGCGCTGACCGCCCGGCACGAGGCCCTGCGCACCCGGATCCGCGCCGGCACGCAGGACGTGCTCCCGGACGCGCCGGACCCGTTCACCTACGAGGACCGGCCCGGCGCGGACCCGGCCGAGATCGTGCGCCGCGACGGCGAGACCGCGTTCGACCTGGCCGAGGCGCCGCTGCTGCGGGTCCGGCTGGTCCGGCTCGGCCCGGACGACCACCTGCTCACCGTCGCGGTGCACCACATCGTGGCCGACGAGGTCTCGGTCGGCGTCATCCTCGACGAGCTGCTCGACGGCCATCGCCGGCACCGGGCCGGCGAGCCGGCCGCGCCACCGCCGGACGTGCAGTTCGGCGACTGGGTGCGGTGGCAGCGCGACCGGCCGGCCGGCGACGCGGAGTCGTTCTGGGCCGCGCGGATGGCCGGCACCGCGGTGCTCGACCTGCCCACCGACCGCCCCCGGCCCGCGGCGCCGTCGACGGCCGGCGCGACCCGGGCGTTCACGGTCGCACCGGAGCTGGCGGCCGGCGTGGACGCGCTCGCCCGGCGTACCGGCGCCACGCGTTTCATGATTTTCCTGACCGCATTGCAGGTGGTGCTGGCCCGGCTCAGCGGCCAGGACGACGTCTGCGTCGGATCGCCGGTGTCGCTGCGCGGCGGCGGTGACCGCCTGGACCGCACGGTCGGGCTGTTCGTCAACAGCCTGCCGCTGCGCACGGACCTGTCCGGCGACCCCACGCTCGACGAGGCGCTGGCGCGGGTGCGCCGCACCACGGTGGACTCGCTGACGCACGCCGCGCTGCCGTTCGACCGGATCGTCGAGCTGGCCGCGCCGCCGCGCGACCCGAGCCGGAACCCGCTGTTCCAGACGATGCTGGTGCTCAACCGCGGCGGCGGGGTCCGCGAACGGGACGGCCTGACCGTGCGCCCGGTGCCGGTCCGCCGCGACACGTCCCGGCTGGACCTGACGGTCGCGATCCAGGAGTTCGACGACGGGCTCGGCGGACTGGCCGACTACAACACGGACCTGTTCGACGAGGTCACCGTGGACCGGCTGATCGACCGGCTGCGGGAGACGGTGCGCACGATGGTGACCCGCGGCGACACCCGGCTGTCCGCGCTGGACCCGCTCACCGCCGGCGAGCGCCGCGACCTGACCGCCTGGAACGACACGGCTCTCGCGCTCGGCCCCGCCACCACGCTGCACGCGCTGGTGGGTGCGCGGGCCGCGGCCACGCCGGACGCGCTCGCGGTGCTGGAGCTCGGCCGGGAGCCGCTGACCTACGGCGACCTGGACCGGCGGTCGGCGGTGCTGGCCGGCCGGCTGCGCGCGCTCGGCGTGCGCCGGGACACGCCGGTCGGGCTGCTGCTGCCGTCCGGCGCGGACGCGATCGTGGCGCTCCTCGCGATCCTGCGCGCGGGCGCCGGCTACCTGCCGCTCGACCCGGCCGCGCCACCGGCACGTTCCGCGGCGCTGCTGACCGCGGCCGGCGCCGCGATCACGATCGCGGCCGGACCGGTCAACGGCTTCCACGGTACGGTCGTGGGGCTCGACGACCCGGCCACCGACGACGACCCGGTCCGGGAACTCGCCGGTGACCACCCCGACCAGCTGGCGTACGTGGTCTACACGTCCGGGTCGACCGGGGCGCCCAAGGGCGTCATGGTCGCGCACCGGACCGCGGTCACGTTCGCGCGCGGCTTCGCCGGCCTGCACGGCATCACGGCCGGCGACCGGTTGCTGATGATCCCGCCGCTGAGCTTCGACGCGTCCGTCGGCGACCTGTTCCCGGCGCTGATCACCGGCGCCGCGCTGGTGGTGCACCCGGACCCGGCCACGATCAACGGCCCGGAGCTGCTGCGGTTGTGCCGCGACCACGGCATCACCATGGTCGACACGGCCGCGCCGCTGTGGTCCTCGTGGACCTCGGACCTGCCCGGCGGCGCCGGGGTGGACGCCGGGCCGCTGCGGGCCGTGCTGGTCGGCGGCGAACCGGTCCCGATCGCGCAGGTCCGCCGCTGGGCCGCGCTGACCGGCGGCGCGGTGCCGCTGTACAACCACTACGGCCCGACCGAGGCGACCGTCTGCGCCACCACGTACACCACCGTGGACGGCGGCGAGCTGCCCGGCCACACGCACCTGCCGATCGGCCGCCCGGTGCCGAACGTCCGCGTGCACCTGCTCGACGACGCGATGCGGCCGGTCCCGATCGGCCGGCCCGGCGAGGTCTACATCGGCGGCGACGCGCCCACCCGCGGCTATCTCGGCGCGCCCGGTGCGACCGCGGCCCGGTTCGTCCCGGACCCGTTCGGCGGCGAGCCCGGCGCGCGGCTCTACCGGACCGGGGACCTGGCCCGGCACCGCTCCGACGGCACGCTGCAGTTCCTCGGCCGCACCGACCGGCAGATCAAGATCCGCGGCTACCGGATCGAGCCGGGGGAGGTGGAGGCGGCCTGCGCGTCGCTGCCCGGCATCCGCCGTGCCGCGGTCGTCGCCGCCGACCATCACACCGGCCGTCGCCTGGTCGCCTACCTGGTCCCCGAGACCACCGCACCGGACCCGGCCGTGCCCGGCCCGGCCGCGTCCGGTGCCGGCCCTGATCCGCGTGCGGCCGGTGACGGCCCCGACCTGGCCGCGATCCGGGCGCGGCTGCGTGAGCTGCTTCCGGACCACCTGGTGCCGGCCGCGTTCGTCGTGGTGCCGGAGCTGCCCACGACCCGGCACGGGAAGCTCGACACGGCCGCGCTGCCCGCACCCGTGGACGCGCCGGACCGGCCCGCGCACGTGCCACCGCGCACCCCGGCCGAGCGCGCGCTCGCGGACGTCTGGTCGGCGCTGCTCGACGTCACACCGGTCGGGCGGCACGACAACTTCTTCGACCTGGGCGGGCACTCGCTGCTCGCGGCCCGGTTCACGGCCCGCGCCGAGGCGGTGCTCGGCCGGCCCGTACCGCTGCCGCTGGTCTTCGGCACCGCGGACCTGGCCGCGCTCGCCGCCGCCCTCGACACCGGCGACCAGCCCGGCACGCCGGCCGAGGACGTGCTCCGGTCGGACGCGCGCCTGCCCGCGGACCTGCGGATCGCACCGGCCGGCCCGCCGGCGCCGGTCACCGACGTGCTGTTCACCGGCGCGACCGGATTCCTCGGCGCCCACCTGCTCGCCGACTGGCTGCGGCACACCACCGCGACCGTGCACTGCCTGGTCCGGGCCGCCGGGCCGGCCGCGGCGACCGCGCGCGTCGAGGACAACCTGCGACGGTACGGGCTGTGGCACCCGTCGTTCGCCGCCCGGCTCACCGGCGTGCCGGGCGACCTGGCGGCGCCCGGGTTCGGCCTGCCCGCGGACGACTTCGCCGCACTCGGCGAGCGCGTCCAATCGATCGTCCACAACGGAGGCGTCGTGGACTTCCTCCGGCCGTACGCGGCGCTGAGACCGGCCAACGTGGACGGCACGGTGACCGTGCTGCGGCTCGCCGCGCTCGGCGCGCCGAGCGACGTCCACCTCGTCTCCACGCTCGGGGTCTTCCTCACCCCGGCCCGGCGCCGCGGGCTGGTCCGCGAGGGCGACTCGCCGGACGACTGCGCCGGGCTCGGCGGTGGCTACAACGCGACCAAGTGGGCCGCGGACGCGCTGGCCCGCGCGGCCCGCGACCGGGGACTGCGGGTCAGCGTGCACCGGCCGGCCCGGGTCAGCGGGCACTCGGTGACCGGCGCCGGGAACACCGGCGACTACCTCAGCCGGCTGCTGACCACCTGCGCCCAGCTCGGCGCCGTGCCGGACCTCGACGACCGGATCGACCTGGCGCCGGTCGACTACGTCGCGGCCGGGATCGGGCTGCTGACCCGCGAGCGCAGCACGGCCGACCACCACTACTACAACAACCGGACGATGAGCTTCGGCGCGCTCGCCGAGGGACTCACCTCGTTCGGGCACCGGGCCGACCTGGTGCCGTACCCGCGCTGGCGGGCCGCGCTGCTCGACCGGCCGGACGCGGCGCTGGCCGCGTTCGCGCCGCTGTTCGGGCCGGACACGCCGGTGCGCACCCAGCCGGACTTCGACTGCACCGGCACCGAGACCCGGCTGGCCGCGGCCGGGATCGTCTGCCCGGCCGCGGACGAACGACTCCTGCACACCTACCTGAAGGTGCTCGCCGATGACTGAGCGTCCCGTCGCCGCCCGG
This genomic window from Catenuloplanes niger contains:
- a CDS encoding amino acid adenylation domain-containing protein, which translates into the protein MMSTDSTAPGEGKRALLARLLTERARAPRTHPASFGQQRLWFLDRFAGGTAVYHIPVAFHLRGTVDEAALRTALAAVVARHDVLRTTFAESGGEVVQVVHPSSAVRLEIVDAAGGTRAEGRRLAAEFGRRPFDLAAGPLLRAALIRLGPDEHVLTLVLHHIVSDAWSLGVLFTDLNAAYTAARDGRDPRLPPLPVQYADFARWQREQLGGDLLTGQLDFWLDHLRGAPALLTLPTDRHRPAVREHRGAVHYLTLAPALVDRVTAFNRAAGVTMFMTLLAVFQTVLARHAGQDDVVIGTPVAGRGHPDLEGLAGFFVNTVALRLSSAGRPSLRELAARAREVTLNGLGNADLPFERLVEELQPERSLAHTPVFQAQLILQNAPQAPFRLGDTAATSLELDTGTAKFDLTLVGEATGSGGLRLAVEYDTDLFDASTIDRLTRHLSTLLTAGVAAPDRPLHLIPLLSGAERWEVLTGWNDTDRGTPPDGSVLDLVDPAAGATITGPDGTLDTAALLDRAGRIAARLRDAGVTADSPVGLCLSRGTGMLAAVLGVWWAGAGYLPLDPDLPADRLRYMLTDSGARVVLTDAAVAARLGPVLATAPTVLVDRDDPAAVPERQPVHPDGLAYLIYTSGSTGRPKGVAVPHRAVVNLVASFHDDLDLGAGDVFAAVTTLSFDISVLELLVPLVRGIPLEIVGAAEAGDGAALRARLESSGATAMQATPATWRLLLAAGGVPDRVRLRLCGGEALPRDLADRLLTADARLWNCYGPTETTVWSAAGPVPPSPAPIGLGAPIANTRVYVLDEALQPVPAGVVGEIYIGGTGVVRGYHGRAGLTARRFLPDPYADTPGARLYATGDLGRRRADGRLEFLGRGDHQIKVRGFRIEPGEIEAVLRADPRVADAVVGAWTGGDGDTRLAGHVVAADGTDPATLPELLRPVLAARLPGYMVPSHLDVLPALPLNANGKVDRGALPAPRWGDRRAPAVAPRTPVEQVLAGIWRDVLRGGPVGAHDDFFRLGGHSLLGAQVVARTSDTFGITVPIRVLFEAPTVAAMASALTAFEPQPGHLHAVAAVRLEVAGLSDEELHRMLEERA
- a CDS encoding non-ribosomal peptide synthetase, yielding MSESPRGTSDREQLIRRLLARRGLAGSAPAAGIPRRPAGAPVPLSPAQEGMWFLDRLLPGNPAYVLAQGVRLSGPVEAAAMRASAIALTARHEALRTRIRAGTQDVLPDAPDPFTYEDRPGADPAEIVRRDGETAFDLAEAPLLRVRLVRLGPDDHLLTVAVHHIVADEVSVGVILDELLDGHRRHRAGEPAAPPPDVQFGDWVRWQRDRPAGDAESFWAARMAGTAVLDLPTDRPRPAAPSTAGATRAFTVAPELAAGVDALARRTGATRFMIFLTALQVVLARLSGQDDVCVGSPVSLRGGGDRLDRTVGLFVNSLPLRTDLSGDPTLDEALARVRRTTVDSLTHAALPFDRIVELAAPPRDPSRNPLFQTMLVLNRGGGVRERDGLTVRPVPVRRDTSRLDLTVAIQEFDDGLGGLADYNTDLFDEVTVDRLIDRLRETVRTMVTRGDTRLSALDPLTAGERRDLTAWNDTALALGPATTLHALVGARAAATPDALAVLELGREPLTYGDLDRRSAVLAGRLRALGVRRDTPVGLLLPSGADAIVALLAILRAGAGYLPLDPAAPPARSAALLTAAGAAITIAAGPVNGFHGTVVGLDDPATDDDPVRELAGDHPDQLAYVVYTSGSTGAPKGVMVAHRTAVTFARGFAGLHGITAGDRLLMIPPLSFDASVGDLFPALITGAALVVHPDPATINGPELLRLCRDHGITMVDTAAPLWSSWTSDLPGGAGVDAGPLRAVLVGGEPVPIAQVRRWAALTGGAVPLYNHYGPTEATVCATTYTTVDGGELPGHTHLPIGRPVPNVRVHLLDDAMRPVPIGRPGEVYIGGDAPTRGYLGAPGATAARFVPDPFGGEPGARLYRTGDLARHRSDGTLQFLGRTDRQIKIRGYRIEPGEVEAACASLPGIRRAAVVAADHHTGRRLVAYLVPETTAPDPAVPGPAASGAGPDPRAAGDGPDLAAIRARLRELLPDHLVPAAFVVVPELPTTRHGKLDTAALPAPVDAPDRPAHVPPRTPAERALADVWSALLDVTPVGRHDNFFDLGGHSLLAARFTARAEAVLGRPVPLPLVFGTADLAALAAALDTGDQPGTPAEDVLRSDARLPADLRIAPAGPPAPVTDVLFTGATGFLGAHLLADWLRHTTATVHCLVRAAGPAAATARVEDNLRRYGLWHPSFAARLTGVPGDLAAPGFGLPADDFAALGERVQSIVHNGGVVDFLRPYAALRPANVDGTVTVLRLAALGAPSDVHLVSTLGVFLTPARRRGLVREGDSPDDCAGLGGGYNATKWAADALARAARDRGLRVSVHRPARVSGHSVTGAGNTGDYLSRLLTTCAQLGAVPDLDDRIDLAPVDYVAAGIGLLTRERSTADHHYYNNRTMSFGALAEGLTSFGHRADLVPYPRWRAALLDRPDAALAAFAPLFGPDTPVRTQPDFDCTGTETRLAAAGIVCPAADERLLHTYLKVLADD